A genomic stretch from Vibrio neptunius includes:
- the rsuA gene encoding 16S rRNA pseudouridine(516) synthase RsuA, with product MRLDKYLCDALGATRKEATKIIKSGDVTVNDTVQKSGAVKVTDDCIVEWQGREIQKPGPRYIMLFKPDGFVCSHEDGFNQTAFMLLDEVKMEDLHFAGRLDVDTTGLVLITDDGQWSHRITSPKHKCEKTYRVWLADPIGADYVTRFEQGIELRNEKAATLPAKLDIVDEEEKEVLLTITEGKYHQVKRMFAALGNKVEHLHRECIGSIVLDDELEPGEYRYLTQQEIDSVWN from the coding sequence ATGCGTTTAGATAAATACTTGTGTGATGCACTGGGTGCGACACGTAAAGAAGCAACAAAAATCATTAAAAGTGGTGACGTCACCGTTAACGATACTGTACAGAAAAGTGGTGCCGTGAAAGTGACCGACGACTGTATTGTCGAGTGGCAAGGGCGTGAGATCCAAAAGCCGGGACCTCGCTATATCATGTTGTTCAAACCCGATGGTTTTGTCTGTTCGCATGAAGATGGATTTAATCAAACGGCCTTTATGTTGCTCGATGAGGTGAAGATGGAAGACCTTCATTTCGCAGGGCGTTTAGATGTCGATACAACGGGTTTGGTGTTGATTACCGACGATGGTCAGTGGTCGCACCGTATTACGTCGCCAAAACATAAATGCGAGAAAACCTACCGGGTTTGGTTGGCTGACCCGATTGGGGCCGATTACGTAACACGATTTGAGCAGGGTATTGAACTTCGAAATGAAAAGGCGGCGACGTTGCCAGCGAAGTTAGACATTGTTGATGAAGAAGAAAAAGAAGTTCTGCTGACCATAACGGAAGGTAAGTACCATCAGGTAAAGCGTATGTTTGCCGCATTGGGTAATAAAGTAGAGCATCTCCACCGCGAGTGTATTGGTAGTATCGTTCTTGATGACGAGTTGGAGCCCGGTGAGTATCGTTATCTGACGCAACAAGAAATTGATTCAGTTTGGAACTAA
- a CDS encoding DUF2913 family protein has protein sequence MSQYTAEIQNLVNSALEELAADHKSGKAADAPVANNHYLVRWVTRALKSQRFHRCVVDDLTRWQKAGRSKGNQAGLMPTFQRISKFYAEFFPQGEAERVITDSEINQFIDQMEESGWEISTSEPLLNCGKVQIFTEGPNSFALCTNQCDDCFDGERLIKPMSWFVRGNHAQFVEKASAAGFMLHKITDYKSNVKYHGEYLVYPGNQGNHLAEIPIGYPA, from the coding sequence ATGTCTCAGTACACTGCTGAAATACAAAACTTGGTCAACTCCGCTTTGGAAGAGTTGGCCGCAGATCATAAATCAGGTAAGGCTGCGGATGCACCGGTAGCAAACAATCATTATCTGGTGCGTTGGGTGACTCGTGCTTTGAAATCACAGCGTTTTCATCGCTGTGTCGTTGACGACCTCACTCGTTGGCAAAAAGCGGGGCGCTCGAAAGGCAATCAGGCAGGATTAATGCCTACATTTCAGCGTATCTCTAAGTTTTACGCTGAGTTTTTCCCTCAAGGGGAAGCGGAGCGAGTGATTACAGACAGTGAAATCAACCAGTTTATCGACCAGATGGAAGAGAGTGGCTGGGAGATCTCGACCTCGGAGCCGCTTCTTAACTGCGGTAAAGTTCAGATATTTACTGAAGGCCCAAACTCGTTCGCGTTGTGCACGAATCAGTGCGATGACTGTTTCGACGGAGAAAGACTGATTAAGCCAATGAGTTGGTTTGTGCGTGGTAATCACGCACAATTTGTTGAAAAAGCATCGGCAGCAGGTTTCATGCTGCATAAGATCACCGACTACAAGTCAAACGTTAAGTACCACGGGGAGTATCTGGTTTATCCAGGCAACCAAGGAAATCACTTGGCTGAGATTCCAATTGGTTATCCAGCATAG
- a CDS encoding Bcr/CflA family multidrug efflux MFS transporter, giving the protein MSDTALEQTKAPQITFLLFLVLGAIGALTPLAIDMYLPAMPTIARDLGVADGAVQITLTMYTAGFAIGQLIHGPLADSYGRRPILILGVFFFGLASVVSATTTGIEALTLVRTAQGFAGAAAAVIIQAVVRDMFDREDFARAMSFVTLVITIAPLVAPMIGGHIAVWFGWRAIFWILAAFSVVVIALVLLKIPETLSEENKQPLRFGTTMRNYFRLCKNPVAMGLILSGSFSFAGMFAFLTAGSFVYIDIYGVQPDHFGYLFALNIVAMIIMTTINGRLVKKVGSHSMLRFGLLVQLVAGLGLFAGWVLDLGLWGTVPFVVLFIGTLSTIGSNTMGLLLSGYPAMAGTASSLAGTLRFGTGSVIGFVVAILPDGATWPMITVMTACSILSAAFYWIFGRKA; this is encoded by the coding sequence ATGTCTGATACTGCATTAGAGCAAACCAAAGCACCCCAAATCACTTTTCTTCTTTTTCTTGTTCTGGGTGCCATCGGCGCATTAACGCCACTCGCTATTGATATGTACTTGCCCGCGATGCCGACCATCGCCCGTGACCTTGGTGTTGCGGATGGGGCAGTGCAAATTACTCTCACTATGTACACCGCCGGCTTTGCCATCGGTCAGTTGATTCACGGACCTCTTGCCGACAGTTATGGCCGTAGGCCAATTTTGATTCTCGGTGTGTTTTTCTTTGGTCTTGCTTCGGTTGTTAGTGCAACAACGACCGGAATTGAAGCATTGACTTTAGTCCGTACCGCACAAGGTTTTGCAGGTGCAGCGGCGGCTGTCATCATTCAAGCTGTTGTGCGTGACATGTTCGACCGCGAAGATTTCGCTCGTGCCATGTCATTTGTCACGTTAGTCATTACGATTGCGCCTTTGGTTGCCCCTATGATAGGCGGGCATATTGCAGTTTGGTTTGGCTGGCGTGCGATTTTCTGGATTTTGGCTGCGTTTTCTGTGGTCGTGATCGCTCTGGTTTTGTTGAAAATTCCAGAGACATTGAGCGAAGAGAACAAGCAACCCCTTCGCTTTGGGACGACGATGCGTAACTATTTCCGTTTATGCAAGAATCCGGTCGCTATGGGCTTGATTCTATCTGGTTCGTTCTCTTTTGCTGGCATGTTCGCGTTTCTGACCGCAGGTTCATTCGTTTATATTGATATATATGGTGTGCAGCCGGACCACTTTGGTTATCTGTTTGCGTTGAATATTGTCGCGATGATCATTATGACTACCATCAATGGTCGTCTGGTGAAGAAGGTCGGCTCTCATTCCATGCTCAGATTCGGCTTGTTGGTCCAACTTGTTGCTGGGTTAGGCCTATTTGCGGGCTGGGTACTTGACCTAGGGCTGTGGGGCACTGTACCTTTCGTGGTCCTTTTCATTGGTACGTTGTCGACCATAGGTAGTAACACCATGGGCTTATTGCTGAGTGGCTATCCAGCGATGGCGGGCACGGCTTCTTCACTTGCAGGAACACTACGTTTTGGCACGGGGTCTGTGATAGGTTTTGTCGTGGCAATATTGCCTGATGGGGCTACTTGGCCAATGATTACTGTTATGACGGCGTGTTCAATTCTGTCCGCCGCATTTTACTGGATATTTGGAAGAAAGGCGTAA